A genomic window from Brevibacillus agri includes:
- a CDS encoding metallophosphoesterase yields the protein MGLGLVAGTYGYAWERTWLQIERVTLSLPRLSKSFDGCKLVQFSDVHLGHYCKPEQLQGILDLIQNEQPDMICFTGDIVDLETQSFSAAVPMLAELQAPLGKFAVLGNHDYRAGQQHAIRQGWAAAGFEVLDNRHVAVGKNGDSLYIAGIDDALNGVPDLPKALVGIPEAASVILLAHEPDFADEAARYPVDLQLSGHSHGGQVRLPFVGHVLTPKLAAKYVKGLYRAGDNQMPVYVNRGLGTTILPVRFLCRPELTVFTLHQ from the coding sequence GTGGGGCTCGGGCTTGTGGCAGGTACATACGGCTATGCATGGGAGCGCACCTGGCTGCAAATCGAGCGGGTGACGCTTTCGCTGCCGCGACTTTCGAAAAGCTTCGACGGCTGCAAGCTGGTACAGTTCAGCGACGTCCACCTGGGGCACTATTGCAAGCCCGAGCAACTGCAAGGCATTCTCGACTTGATTCAAAACGAGCAGCCGGATATGATCTGCTTTACCGGCGATATCGTGGACCTGGAGACACAGTCGTTTTCCGCGGCTGTTCCGATGCTGGCCGAGTTGCAGGCGCCGCTTGGAAAATTTGCGGTGCTGGGCAACCACGACTACCGGGCGGGCCAGCAGCATGCGATTCGCCAAGGCTGGGCTGCCGCTGGTTTTGAGGTGTTGGACAACCGACATGTGGCGGTCGGCAAAAATGGCGACAGTTTGTACATAGCCGGAATCGACGACGCGCTGAACGGCGTGCCTGATCTGCCGAAGGCGCTGGTCGGGATTCCGGAGGCGGCCAGCGTCATCCTTTTGGCGCACGAGCCGGACTTTGCGGATGAAGCGGCTCGCTATCCTGTCGATTTGCAACTGTCCGGGCACAGCCACGGCGGGCAGGTGCGGTTGCCGTTTGTCGGGCATGTCCTGACGCCCAAGCTTGCGGCGAAGTACGTCAAAGGCTTGTACCGCGCAGGCGACAACCAGATGCCAGTGTACGTGAACAGAGGGCTGGGGACGACGATTTTGCCTGTCCGTTTTTTGTGCCGACCCGAATTGACAGTCTTTACTTTGCATCAATAA
- a CDS encoding LysR family transcriptional regulator, with the protein MDKESLEVFLTIAHHGSINRAAQALFLAQSTLTHRLKQLERQIGSPLFVRTASGVSLTGEGRRLLPIAANIVEQMRSFMEQKEQVKSMTIVAGKAFVAYELPRLIGEYRQANPGFTCYVRSTLYEESLSALLTGTADIAFLGSEMYHPHIHQEFLPSDRILLVMAPEHPWASRFPGFASWGAQEMILFGNHTAPYRQRIDHFLARNGVFPNVIMELDSFSAVKKMVERQLGITMLPERTILRELAEGRLVAHDIAEGTLQRPTLIAYLHQKKEDEAFQQFVQWIKDAY; encoded by the coding sequence GTGGACAAAGAAAGCCTGGAAGTTTTTTTGACGATCGCTCATCACGGGTCGATCAATCGTGCGGCACAGGCGTTGTTTCTCGCCCAATCGACCTTGACGCATCGGCTCAAGCAGTTGGAGCGGCAAATCGGCAGCCCGCTGTTTGTGCGGACCGCCTCCGGTGTGAGCTTGACGGGGGAAGGACGCCGCCTGCTGCCGATCGCGGCGAACATCGTGGAGCAGATGCGTTCGTTCATGGAGCAAAAAGAACAGGTGAAATCCATGACGATTGTCGCCGGAAAAGCGTTTGTCGCCTACGAGCTGCCCCGCCTGATCGGCGAATACCGCCAGGCGAACCCCGGCTTTACCTGTTACGTCCGCTCGACACTGTACGAGGAGTCGCTCAGCGCCCTGTTGACAGGCACCGCCGATATCGCCTTTCTCGGCAGCGAGATGTACCATCCGCACATCCACCAGGAATTTTTGCCAAGCGACCGCATCTTGCTCGTCATGGCACCCGAGCATCCCTGGGCCAGCCGCTTTCCGGGCTTTGCGAGCTGGGGCGCGCAGGAAATGATTTTGTTCGGCAACCATACCGCCCCCTACCGCCAGCGCATCGATCATTTTCTCGCGCGAAACGGCGTGTTTCCCAACGTCATCATGGAGCTGGACAGCTTCAGCGCGGTCAAAAAAATGGTGGAACGCCAGCTCGGGATCACAATGCTGCCGGAACGAACGATCCTGCGCGAACTGGCGGAAGGCAGGCTCGTCGCCCACGACATCGCGGAAGGCACGCTGCAGCGCCCAACTCTCATCGCCTATTTGCATCAAAAAAAAGAGGACGAAGCTTTTCAGCAATTCGTCCAATGGATCAAAGATGCTTATTGA